A segment of the Curtobacterium sp. MCSS17_007 genome:
GGCGCGGGCGCATGCCCGAGCGGCTCCACCGCGTGGAACCACGGAACCGACACGGAACCAGGGCGTCGCGCTGGTTCGATGTCGGATCCGTGGTTCGACACCATCGTGCGCAGGACCGGCGGAGCCGGCGCGCGCTACGCGTCGAAGGTGTGGAACCAGGCCGTGCCGCCCGGGTGCTGCACGGTGATCATCTCGTCGAGGTCGCGGTACGGCCCGTCCTGGTTGTGGCTCGCGGACTTGATGCGGATCGTGCCGTCCGGTTCGGTGAAGACCTCGGAGACGATCGTCACGTGGTCGGGCGACTGGTTGTCGTTCCAGTCGTAGAACACGATGTCGCCGACCTTGACCTTGCTCCGCTCGTCGAGCGAGCGCCGCGTCAGCCCGAACTCGTTCGCGTGCGCGGTCATCCACGGGTCCATCGCCGGGCAGTACGTCCACGTGGCGCTGTGCTGCGCGCCGGCGGACCGGCTGTACCAGTCGTCGCGCTGATCCCACCCGCGGGCGATCAGCGTCTGGCTGACGTAGTTCGCGCAGTCGCCGCCGATCGGGTTCATCGTGCCGTACTCGGCGAGGTTGTAGTCCTTCCAGTACCGCATCGCGTACTCGAGCTGCCGGTCGACGTCGGTGAGCGCGGCGTACGCGACCGAGGTGGTGGCGACCGCGGTCGAGGCGTCCGGCACGGGCGCTGCCGTCGGGGTCGGCGCGGCGGTCGCACGGTCCTGCGTGGCGCCGGCCTGCCCGTCGTTGGCGGCGCTGCCGTTGCCGTCCGACGACTGGTTGGCGGACGGGCTCGGCTCCGACGCCGTCGTGAAGAGCGCGACGTCCGCCGACCCGGGCGTGTACATCGCCTGGTGCGGCGCCGTGAAGGTCACCGTCGTCGCGGTCGCACGCACGTCACGCGCGACGACCCCACCGACCGTGACGCCCCGGACCGCGGCGAGGCCGGTTCCCGTCACCGTCACCGTCACGCCACCGGCCAGCGGTACCCGCGCAGGCTCGACCGACGATGCCGCCGGACGGGCACCCGTCGACGGGTCGGCACCCGCGGAGCCGGACCCTGCAGAGCCGGACCCCGCGCTGCCCGAGGCACCGGGCGACGAGTCGTCACCGCGCGAGCAGGCCGCCACGGCGACCCCGATGCCGGCGACGCCGGCGAGCGACAGCAGGGAACGGCGTGTGAACGAAGCAGTCATGACCCGACCAGGGTAGGCGACGGTACGGCAGGATCGCTGGCAGCACACCACTCATCGAGAGGAACAGACCGCACATGCCCGAGAGCCACGACTTCTTCGTCGCCGCCGACCCCGAGTCCACCCGCGCCACCGTCCGCGGCGCCCTCGCCCGCGAGGGCTACACCGTCACCGACGGCGACCAGGGAACGGTGCTGGCCACCCGCGGCAGCCTGGGCCTGACCCTGCTCGCCGGTGGGCTGCTCAACGACCGGACGTTCCACACCCGGCTCGACGTGCAGCTCATGGTCGCGCCCGACGGCCGGACGGTCGCGCGACTGCTCCGCGGGTCCGGGCAGTCGGCACTCAAGGGCGGTGCGCTCGGCGTGGCCCGCGGGAACCGCGCGTTCGAGCAGGCCGCGAACGCGATCCATGCCGCCCTCGCGCAGGCCGGCGTCCTGACGGACAGCGTCCCGAGCTGACCGACCCGCGCTGATCGACCCGCGCTGACCGACCCGCGCTGACCGACCCTCGCTGACACAGCTGGGAACGAGCGAAGGCCACCCGATCGGGTGGCCTTCGTGCTCTTGGTGGAGCGGTGCTTCTCGGTGGAGCTAAGGGGATTCGAACCCCTGACCTTCTCATTGCGAACGAGACGCGCTACCAACTGCGCCATAGCCCCAAGTGCTCGACCACACTAGCACCACCGGGAGCGCGATCCGAAATCGGCTCGCCACGTCCGGGCGCGCCGCGCCCCGGGGACCCGGACGGTCGCGTCAGACCGCGCGGCGCCGACGCATGATCGCGTCGAGGTCGGTCTGCTGGTAGGCCTCGTCGTCGATGACGCCCATGCCGGCCCAGCGGCTCGGCACCGACGGCTGCTCGGGCTCGGGCGCGGACGACGCGTCGGCCGTCGCAGCAGCAGGCGCCGGAGCCGGAGCCGCGGGGTGCGACGCAGCAGCGGGGGCACGCAGGCCCAGACGCTCTGCCAGACGGCCCTGGTCATGCGCGGACAGCGACGCCGCAGCGTCCTCGACATCGGACCGCATGCGCGACACCCGCGCGAGCGACGGGTCGGTCTCCCCCGCCCGGATCGCTGCGGCCTCTGCGTCGGCCTCGGCCTTGGCCTCGGCGACGCGCTCCCGCAGGCGCGCGGCCAGCGCTGCCGACGACTCCGGGGTCGGCGCGGGTGCGGGGGGACGTTCGACGTACAGCGGCTTCGGCACGCGGGCGGGCGTCCAGCTCCGGTCGCGCGCGGGCTCGGCGGGCTGCTCCGTGGACAGCGGCGGTGCCGGGTCCGTCCACGTCGTCGCCGGCCGGGAGGCACGGGTCGCCTCCGCAGCGCCCGTCGCCGCACGCGCCTTCCGCGCCTGCGCGACCTGGTGCAGCTGCGCGAGGACCGCAGCGGACCCACCCGCCGCGACGAGCCCGGCGACACCGACGAGCCAGGCTCCGGGGGCGGCGACGAAGACCACCGCCGCGACGACGACACCGAGCGTGCCGAACAGCGTCGCGCCGAGCCGGGACCGTCGCATGCGCATGGCCGTGAGTGCGGGCACCGAGGACGCCCGCTCGAGCTTCGGCTGCTGCTCCGCCAGACGCCTGGTGATCTCGCGCTGCCGTGCGGCCTCGTGGGCGCGGACGATCGCGGCGCGCTTGGCCTCTTCCGACCGGGCGACGCGCTGCGCCTCGGCCAGGGACTTCGCGTTCATCTCGACCCGGACCTCGTCGGGGAGCTCGGCGGTCTGGGCCAGGATGCGCAGGGTCTGCTGCAGCCGGATGGCGTTCCGTTCGGTGGCGAGGTACTGCCGTCTGGCCGCCCAGGACGGCATCAGGTAGACGACCCAGAGCACGGCCGCGATGAGCAGGACGATGCCGCCGCCCCAGGAGCCGATACCTGCCATGGGGACACGGTAGGGGTGCGCGTTCCCCGGACCGCCCATTGCCGGACGCGTGTTGCGCGAGTCGCGACGGAATCCGTCGGGGCGGGTCGCGCCTCTCCCCACCGGTACGGCCTGCCCGCCGTGACGGGGCGGACCGTCAGATGCGCGGTCGCGTGTCGAGTGGCATGGCCGCCTCGTCCCGCGCGGCGGCCGGAACGCTGCCGGCTCCGGGCGGGACCCGTCCGGCGACCCAGCGGTCGAGGACGCCCTCACGGACCTCCTCGGCCACGAGGGCGAAGCAGAAGTGGTCGCGCCAGTCGCCGTTGATGTGGATGTAGCGGCGCCGGAGCCCCTCGTAGCGGAAGCCGAGCTTCTCGACGACCCGGAGCGAGGGTGCGTTCTCCGGGCGGATGCAGATCTCGATGCGGTGGATGCCGACGACGCGGAAGCAGTGGTCGACGGCCAGCGCGACCGCGATCGGGGTGACGTTGTGGCCGGCGGCCCCCTCGACGACCCAGTAGCCGATGGACGCGCTCGCCAGCGAGCCGTACGTGATGCCGGACACGTTGAGCTGGCCGACGAAGCGACCGTCCAGCTCCATGGCGAACGGCAGGCCGAGTCCGGCGCGGGCGTTCGCCTGCAGCGCGCGGATGCTCCCGCGGACGTCGGTGGAGACGTGCCCGGAGGGGTTCGTGGCCTCCCACGTGCGCAGCCACGAGCGGTTCGTCGCGAGCGCGACGTCGAGGTCACGGGTGTCGCGGAGCCGGAGGGGCCGGATGGTGACCCGCCCGTGGGACAGGGTCGGGATCGTCGTCATCGCTGTGGTTCCTCCGGTGCCCGGTGGTCGACCGGGTGGATGCACGAACGGGTCCGGGGGTGTCCCCCGGACCCGTTCGTGACGGGGTGGCTACTCTCCCGCGTTGAAGTCCTTCAGCCAGGCCTTGAGGTCCGGGCCGAGGTCGTCGCGGTCCGAGGCGAGCTGCACGATCGCCTTGATGTAGTCCAGCTTGTCACCGGTGTCGTACCGGCGTCCACGGAACACGACGCCGTACACGCCGCCGGTCCACTCCTCGGCGCCGGCCATCTTCATGAGCGCGTCGGTGAGCTGGATCTCGCCGCCCTTGCCCGGCTCCTGCTTCTCGAGGACGTCGAAGACCTCGGGGCGGATGACGTAGCGGCCGATGATGGCGAGGTTCGAGGGGGCTTCGCCCTGCGGGGGCTTCTCGACCAGGCCGGTGATCTTCACGACGTCGTCGGTGTCGGTCTCCTCGACCGTGGCGATGCCGTACATGTGGGTCTGCGACTCGGGGACCTCGAGCAGGGCGACGACCGTCGCGTTCTTCTGGCCCTGCACCTCGATCATGCGCTGGAGCAGCGGGTCCCGGGCGTCGATGATGTCGTCGCCGAGCAGGACGGCGAACGGCTCGCGGCCGACGTGCATCTTCGCGCGGAGCACCGCGTGGCCGAGGCCGAGCGGGTCACCCTGGCGCACGTAGTGCATGTCGGCGAGGTCGGTCGACTGGTTGACCTTCTGGAGCTTCTCGTGGTCGCCCTTCTTCTTGAGGGTCTCCTCGAGCTCGGCCACGTGGTCGAAGTGGTTCTCGAGCGCGTTCTTGTTGCGCCCGGTGATCATCAGGACGTCAGTGAGCCCGGCACCGACGGCCTCTTCGACCACGTACTGGATCGCCGGCTTGTCGACGACCGGGAGCATCTCCTTCGGCATCGCCTTGGTCGCGGGGAGGAAGCGCGTGCCCAGCCCTGCAGCCGGGATCACCGCCTTGGAAATCTGGAAGCCCATGCCGACGAACGTACCGGACGACCACTGGGCCGGGCCATGGGCCTTTCGGGGGACACGGCATCCCGCGTGCCGGAGCGGGAAGCCGCAAACCCGCGCTCGGTAGACTCCCCGCCATGACCGCCGATCTCGGGAACGAGAAGCGCGCCCTGCGAGCCGAGCTCCGGCAGCGGCGGCGCACCCGGACCACGACGGAGCGCGACACCGACACCGCGTCGCTGACCGCCACGCTGCAGCGCTTCGTGCAGGAGCGGCAGGTCCGCTCGCTCGCGCTCTACCTGTCCGCCCCGGACGAGCCCGACGTCCGCCCCTTCCTGCGGTGGGCGCACGAACAGGGTGTCCGGGTCCTCCTGCCGATCACCCGCGAGGACGGCCTGCTCGACTGGGCGGTCGGCGACGGGGCCACCGAGCAGCAGGGCCTGCACGGGATGCCCGAGGTCGTCGGCGAGGTGCTCTCCCCGCTCGCGCTCGGCGACGTCGACGCGATCCTCACCCCGGCCGCCGCGGTCGGGCACGACGGCTGCCGCATGGGGTGGGGCCGCGGCTACTACGACAAGACGCTCGGGTCCATGGCGAACCGGCCGCCCGTCTATGCTGTGATCTTCGACGCGGAGTACCTCGACGAGGTCCCGCGCGAGGCCCACGACGAACCCGTCGACGGCATCATCACGCCGTCGCGCATCATCACCTTCCGGAGCTAGGGTGCCCACCTACTCGTACCGCTGCACCGAGTGCGACAACGCCTTCGACATCAAGCAGTCGTTCTCCGACGCCACCCTCACCGAGTGCCCCGTCTGCGGCGGAGCGTTGCGCAAGGTCTTCTCCCCGGTCGGCGTCACCTTCAACGGCGGCGGCTTCTACCGCACGGACTCGCGGTCCACGCCGAAGGCCGAGGGGTCGTCGTCGTCGTCGAGCGCGCCGGCGAAGTCGGAGCCGGGGAAGACCGAGTCGAAGCCGGCCGCCCCCAGCGCCTCCTGACGAGGGCTCGTCCCCGTCGGTACGGTGGGGTCTCCTCGACACGGAAGGAGGCCCGCGTGAAGGGCTTCAAGGAGTTCCTGCTGCGCGGGAACGTCATCGACCTGGCCGTCGCGGTCGTCATCGGTGCGGCGTTCACCGCGATCGTGACCGCCATCGTCACCGCGGTGATCAACCCGGCGATCGGTGCGGTCTTCAACGCGAAGAGCCTCGACAAGGCGCTCCCGGTCGTGATCCCGACCGTGTCGAACGGGCACGCGACCATGTACTTCGGTGCCGTCATCGGTGCCGTGATCAACTTCCTCATCGTCGCGGCGGTCGTGTACTTCGCGCTGGTGCTCCCGGTGAACCACCTCAAGAAGGTCGCGTTCGACCGGGTGAAGAAGAACCAGGAGCAGACGCCGCAGGACGTCCCGCCGACGGACGTCGAGGTGCTGCTCGAGATCCGCGACCTGCTCCGCGCCCAGGACGGTGCGGCGCCGAGCACGGGCGGCGGCGCACACGTCGCCCCGTCGACCGCACCCGAGGGCCCGGGGATCGGCGGCTCGGCGAAGCTCTAGCCGGGGGTCGCACCGCACCCCGCAGTGACGGCGGCTCCTCGCAGTGGTGTCCCGCTGCGAGGAGCCGCCGTCGTTGCGTTCCGTGGAAGGGCCGAGCCGCGCGCCGCCGCAGCGGCCGGGGCGTCTGCGTCAGGCAGTGCGCGCGACGGCGCGGTGCTTCGCGGCGAGGGCGCGGGCGTACTGCACGCCCGCGATCACGTGGCCGATCGTGCCCGCCCACACGAAGACGAGCGCGAGCACCCGGATCCAGTCGTGCTGCGACGCCCACGAGGTCGACGAGAACAGCAGCAGCGGGAGCCCGACGAAGAGCAGTGCCGAGCGGATCTTGCCGGTCCACGTGACGTCGAGGTCGGGGTCGCCGCGGAACCACAGCGTGGACAGCAGGGCGAGGACGGCGTCGACGAGGACGATGATCGCGACGCTCGGCCACGGCAGCAGCCCGACGAGCACCAGGGACAGCACGATCGCGATGATCGCGAGGCGGTCGGCGACGGGGTCGAGGGCCTTGCCGAGCTTGGAGCCCTGGTCGAACCGCCGGGCGATGAACCCGTCCGCCCAGTCGCTGACGCCGAGGACCACGAGCGTGACGAGTGCCCAGCCGGGGTGCCCGGCGACGACGAAGCCGATGAAGACCGGGATGAGCAGGAAGCGCACCACCGTGATCAGGTTCGGCCACGTCTGCCAGTCGGGTCGCTGCCGCGCGGTGTCAGTCATCGCACTCAGGCTACCCGTCACCAGTGTGGGGGCACGTCGCGCAGGAGCTGGGCGTCGTTCTCCCCGTCGCGGTGGCGCGCCGGTTCCGGGGCCGGGGTCGGGTCGCTGCCCGGCACCGGCTGGGTGGTGACGCGCCTGCTGCGGCGAGGCGCGCCTCCCGTCCGGTCGGTCGTCGCGTCCGCCGGCGTCGTGGGACGGACGGGAGGCACGACCTGCGCTGCGTCGTCAGCCCGCGTCCACGTGCCCACCAGCTGGTCCGTCTCCGGCGTCACCGGGCCGGCCGCCCGGGATGCGCGCCGGGACCGGCTCACCGGCGGGCTGGGATCGGGGGGATGGAGATCTCCTGGGTGGCACCGCGGTCGACGCCGAGCACCGACGCCACCGTGTCCGCCACCCGGTCCGGGTCGGAGAACAGCTGGAAGGCGTGCACGCGCACGTAGTGCCAGCCGAGTCGACGGAGCACCTCGGGGCGGAGCCGCAGGGTCTCGCGCAGCGAACCCCGGACGAGCGACGCGTCGGTCTCGATCGTCACGCAGACGCCGCCGTGCGCCGCCACCAGGCCGAGCTTGCCGCGGTGTCCGAGCGCGACCGGGATGCCGCGCATCTCGAGGCGCCGGGCGAGGTCGACGAGCAGCGGGTCGGAGTCGTCCGGCACGTACTCGGCGGTGGTGCGGGCGCGGACCTCGGCGAGGATCTCCGCCAGGGCCACCGTGCCGTGTCCCATGCGCTCCGCCTCGATGTCGG
Coding sequences within it:
- a CDS encoding amidase domain-containing protein, whose protein sequence is MTASFTRRSLLSLAGVAGIGVAVAACSRGDDSSPGASGSAGSGSAGSGSAGADPSTGARPAASSVEPARVPLAGGVTVTVTGTGLAAVRGVTVGGVVARDVRATATTVTFTAPHQAMYTPGSADVALFTTASEPSPSANQSSDGNGSAANDGQAGATQDRATAAPTPTAAPVPDASTAVATTSVAYAALTDVDRQLEYAMRYWKDYNLAEYGTMNPIGGDCANYVSQTLIARGWDQRDDWYSRSAGAQHSATWTYCPAMDPWMTAHANEFGLTRRSLDERSKVKVGDIVFYDWNDNQSPDHVTIVSEVFTEPDGTIRIKSASHNQDGPYRDLDEMITVQHPGGTAWFHTFDA
- a CDS encoding GNAT family protein, producing the protein MTTIPTLSHGRVTIRPLRLRDTRDLDVALATNRSWLRTWEATNPSGHVSTDVRGSIRALQANARAGLGLPFAMELDGRFVGQLNVSGITYGSLASASIGYWVVEGAAGHNVTPIAVALAVDHCFRVVGIHRIEICIRPENAPSLRVVEKLGFRYEGLRRRYIHINGDWRDHFCFALVAEEVREGVLDRWVAGRVPPGAGSVPAAARDEAAMPLDTRPRI
- the galU gene encoding UTP--glucose-1-phosphate uridylyltransferase GalU; the protein is MGFQISKAVIPAAGLGTRFLPATKAMPKEMLPVVDKPAIQYVVEEAVGAGLTDVLMITGRNKNALENHFDHVAELEETLKKKGDHEKLQKVNQSTDLADMHYVRQGDPLGLGHAVLRAKMHVGREPFAVLLGDDIIDARDPLLQRMIEVQGQKNATVVALLEVPESQTHMYGIATVEETDTDDVVKITGLVEKPPQGEAPSNLAIIGRYVIRPEVFDVLEKQEPGKGGEIQLTDALMKMAGAEEWTGGVYGVVFRGRRYDTGDKLDYIKAIVQLASDRDDLGPDLKAWLKDFNAGE
- a CDS encoding 5-formyltetrahydrofolate cyclo-ligase, with protein sequence MTADLGNEKRALRAELRQRRRTRTTTERDTDTASLTATLQRFVQERQVRSLALYLSAPDEPDVRPFLRWAHEQGVRVLLPITREDGLLDWAVGDGATEQQGLHGMPEVVGEVLSPLALGDVDAILTPAAAVGHDGCRMGWGRGYYDKTLGSMANRPPVYAVIFDAEYLDEVPREAHDEPVDGIITPSRIITFRS
- a CDS encoding FmdB family zinc ribbon protein, whose protein sequence is MPTYSYRCTECDNAFDIKQSFSDATLTECPVCGGALRKVFSPVGVTFNGGGFYRTDSRSTPKAEGSSSSSSAPAKSEPGKTESKPAAPSAS
- the mscL gene encoding large conductance mechanosensitive channel protein MscL, with product MKGFKEFLLRGNVIDLAVAVVIGAAFTAIVTAIVTAVINPAIGAVFNAKSLDKALPVVIPTVSNGHATMYFGAVIGAVINFLIVAAVVYFALVLPVNHLKKVAFDRVKKNQEQTPQDVPPTDVEVLLEIRDLLRAQDGAAPSTGGGAHVAPSTAPEGPGIGGSAKL
- a CDS encoding CDP-alcohol phosphatidyltransferase family protein → MTDTARQRPDWQTWPNLITVVRFLLIPVFIGFVVAGHPGWALVTLVVLGVSDWADGFIARRFDQGSKLGKALDPVADRLAIIAIVLSLVLVGLLPWPSVAIIVLVDAVLALLSTLWFRGDPDLDVTWTGKIRSALLFVGLPLLLFSSTSWASQHDWIRVLALVFVWAGTIGHVIAGVQYARALAAKHRAVARTA